A region of Lycium barbarum isolate Lr01 chromosome 1, ASM1917538v2, whole genome shotgun sequence DNA encodes the following proteins:
- the LOC132637780 gene encoding uncharacterized protein LOC132637780, translated as MGVSDRPGFAPNSSIAPKPANKIRWGELEEDDAEDLDFLLPPKQIIGPDEHGIKKIIEYKFNDDGNKVKITTTTRVRKLAKARLSKRAIERRAWPKFGDAVHEDVGSRLTMVSTEEILLERPRAPGSKADESKAAGDSMAQLVKGGAVLMVCRTCGKKGDHWTSKCPFKDLAQPAEIFVDKPPVADANMPGGAVKGAYVPPSMRAGAERPGGTEMRRRNEENSVRVTNLSEDTREPDLLELFRPFGPVSRVYVAIDQKTGDSRGFGFVNFVNKEDAQRAINKLNGYGYDNLILRVEWATPRAN; from the exons ATGGGAGTTTCGGATCGACCCGGTTTTGCTCCGAATTCATCCATTGCTCCAAAACCAGCTAACAAGATCAGATGGGGTGAGCTAGAAGAAGATGATGCAGAGGACCTTGATTTCCTTCTTCCACCAAAGCAAATAATTGGACCTGATGAACATGGTATCAAAAAAATCATTGAGTATAAATTCAATGACGATGGAAATAAAGTTAAGATCACTACAACCACCCGTGTCCGAAAGCTCGCTAAGGCCCGTTTAAGCAAACGGGCTATTGAACGTCGGGCCTGGCCCAAATTTGGTGATGCTGTACATGAGGATGTTGGAAGTAGACTCACTATGGTTTCTACTGAAGAGATCTTGCTTGAAAGACCAAGAGCCCCAG GTTCTAAAGCTGATGAATCCAAGGCAGCAGGAGACTCAATGGCTCAGCTTGTTAAAGGAGGTGCTGTTTTAATGGTGTGCAGAACTTGTGGCAAGAAGGGCGATCACTGGACATCTAAGTGCCCCTTCAAGGATCTTGCTCAACCAGCTGAAATTTTTGTTGACAAACCCCCTGTGGCAGATGCAAATATGCCCGGTGGGGCTGTGAAGGGAGCTTATGTTCCACCAAGCATGCGAGCAGGTGCAGAGAGACCTGGTGGAACAGAAATGAGACGTAGGAATGAAGAGAACTCGGTTCGTGTCACTAATCTCTCTGAAGACACTCGAGAACCTGATCTGCTTGAGCTTTTCAGGCCTTTTGGCCCAGTAAGTCGGGTCTATGTAGCTATAGACCAGAAGACTGGTGACAGCAGAGGTTTTGGATTTGTTAATTTTGTAAACAAGGAGGATGCTCAGAGGGCCATCAACAAGCTTAATGGGTATGGATATGACAATCTAATTCTTCGGGTGGAGTGGGCTACTCCCAGAGCAAACTAG